One stretch of Halapricum desulfuricans DNA includes these proteins:
- a CDS encoding SHOCT domain-containing protein gives MATSASLRSQASRWIGVAVGVVAVLTALAIPVAAQHGPGAMGGGGVGGVGWFGLGPLLWIVVIGAIVALVAGYARPNGSTGNRPHSGTDDALAALRERYARGELSDEEFERRRQRLLGTEHQ, from the coding sequence ATGGCGACTAGCGCGTCTCTCCGCTCGCAGGCCAGCCGGTGGATCGGCGTCGCTGTCGGCGTCGTCGCGGTACTGACGGCGCTGGCGATCCCCGTCGCCGCTCAGCACGGTCCCGGTGCGATGGGCGGCGGTGGCGTCGGCGGCGTCGGCTGGTTCGGACTCGGGCCGCTTCTGTGGATCGTGGTCATCGGCGCGATCGTCGCGCTCGTCGCCGGATACGCTCGACCGAACGGATCGACGGGAAATCGGCCTCACTCCGGAACGGACGACGCGCTCGCCGCGCTCCGTGAACGGTACGCCCGCGGCGAACTCTCCGACGAGGAGTTCGAACGGCGACGACAGCGCCTGCTCGGTACCGAACACCAGTAG